A genomic window from Klebsiella quasipneumoniae subsp. quasipneumoniae includes:
- the nifD gene encoding nitrogenase molybdenum-iron protein alpha chain → MTNATGERNLALIQEVLEVFPETARKERRKHMMISDPQMESVGKCIISNRKSQPGVMTVRGCAYAGSKGVVFGPIKDMAHISHGPIGCGQYSRAGRRNYYTGVSGVDSFGTLNFTSDFQERDIVFGGDKKLSKLIEEMELLFPLTKGITIQSECPVGLIGDDISAVANASSKALDKPVIPVRCEGFRGVSQSLGHHIANDVVRDWVLNNREGQPFASTPYDVAIIGDYNIGGDAWASRILLEEMGLRVVAQWSGDGTLVEMENTPFVKLNLVHCYRSMNYIARHMEEKHQIPWMEYNFFGPTKIAESLRKIADQFDDAIRANAEAVIAKYEGQMAAIIAKYRPRLEGRKVLLYMGGLRPRHVIGAYEDLGMEIIAAGYEFAHNDDYDRTLPDLKEGTLLFDDASSYELEAFVKALKPDLIGSGIKEKYIFQKMGVPFRQMHSWDYSGPYHGYDGFAIFARDMDMTLNNPAWNELTAPWLKSA, encoded by the coding sequence ATGACCAACGCAACAGGCGAACGTAACCTTGCGCTCATCCAGGAAGTCCTGGAGGTGTTTCCCGAAACCGCGCGCAAAGAGCGCAGAAAGCACATGATGATCAGCGATCCGCAGATGGAGAGCGTCGGCAAGTGCATTATCTCGAACCGTAAATCGCAGCCCGGGGTGATGACCGTGCGCGGCTGCGCCTACGCCGGCTCGAAAGGGGTGGTGTTTGGGCCGATTAAAGACATGGCCCATATCTCGCACGGCCCCATCGGCTGCGGCCAGTACTCGCGCGCCGGACGGCGCAACTACTATACCGGCGTTAGCGGCGTCGACAGCTTCGGCACCCTGAACTTCACCTCAGATTTTCAGGAGCGCGATATTGTCTTCGGCGGCGATAAAAAGCTGAGCAAACTGATTGAAGAGATGGAGCTGCTGTTCCCGCTGACCAAAGGGATCACTATCCAGTCGGAGTGTCCGGTGGGCCTGATCGGCGATGACATCAGCGCCGTGGCCAACGCCAGCAGCAAGGCGCTGGATAAACCGGTGATCCCGGTGCGCTGCGAAGGCTTTCGCGGCGTCTCGCAGTCGCTGGGCCACCATATCGCCAACGACGTGGTGCGCGACTGGGTGCTGAACAACCGCGAAGGGCAGCCGTTTGCCAGCACCCCGTATGATGTCGCCATCATTGGCGATTACAACATCGGCGGCGACGCCTGGGCCTCGCGCATTCTGCTGGAAGAGATGGGGCTGCGGGTAGTGGCGCAGTGGTCCGGCGACGGCACCCTGGTGGAGATGGAGAACACCCCGTTCGTTAAGCTAAACCTCGTCCACTGCTACCGCTCGATGAACTATATCGCCCGCCATATGGAGGAGAAACATCAGATCCCGTGGATGGAATATAACTTCTTCGGCCCGACCAAAATCGCCGAATCGCTGCGCAAAATCGCCGATCAATTTGATGACGCCATTCGCGCCAATGCGGAAGCGGTGATCGCCAAATATGAGGGGCAGATGGCGGCCATCATCGCCAAATATCGCCCGCGGCTGGAGGGGCGCAAAGTGCTGCTGTACATGGGGGGGCTGCGGCCGCGCCACGTCATCGGCGCCTATGAGGATCTCGGGATGGAGATCATCGCCGCCGGCTACGAGTTTGCCCATAACGATGATTACGACCGCACCCTGCCGGACCTGAAAGAGGGCACTCTGCTGTTTGACGATGCCAGCAGCTATGAGCTGGAGGCCTTCGTCAAAGCGCTGAAGCCCGACCTCATCGGCTCCGGGATCAAAGAGAAATATATCTTCCAGAAAATGGGGGTGCCGTTCCGCCAGATGCACTCCTGGGACTATTCCGGCCCCTATCACGGCTATGACGGCTTCGCCATCTTTGCCCGCGATATGGATATGACCCTGAACAATCCGGCGTGGAACGAACTGACTGCCCCGTGGCTGAAGTCTGCGTGA
- the nifH gene encoding nitrogenase iron protein, giving the protein MTMRQCAIYGKGGIGKSTTTQNLVAALAEMGKKVMIVGCDPKADSTRLILHAKAQNTIMEMAAEVGSVEDLELEDVLQIGYGDVRCAESGGPEPGVGCAGRGVITAINFLEEEGAYEEDLDFVFYDVLGDVVCGGFAMPIRENKAQEIYIVCSGEMMAMYAANNISKGIVKYAKSGKVRLGGLICNSRKTDREDELIIALAEKLGTQMIHFVPRDNIVQRAEIRRMTVIEYDPTCQQANEYRQLAQKIVNNTKKVVPTPCTMDELESLLMEFGIMEEEDTSIIGKTAAEENAA; this is encoded by the coding sequence ATGACCATGCGTCAATGCGCTATCTACGGTAAAGGCGGTATCGGTAAATCCACCACCACCCAGAATCTCGTCGCGGCCCTCGCCGAGATGGGTAAGAAAGTGATGATCGTCGGCTGCGATCCGAAGGCGGACTCCACCCGTCTGATCCTCCACGCGAAAGCCCAGAACACCATTATGGAGATGGCGGCGGAAGTGGGCTCGGTCGAGGATCTGGAGCTCGAAGACGTGCTGCAAATCGGCTATGGCGATGTACGTTGCGCCGAATCCGGCGGCCCGGAGCCAGGCGTCGGCTGTGCCGGGCGCGGGGTGATCACCGCCATCAACTTCCTCGAGGAAGAAGGCGCCTATGAAGAAGATCTGGATTTCGTCTTCTATGACGTCCTCGGCGACGTGGTCTGCGGCGGCTTCGCCATGCCGATCCGCGAAAACAAAGCCCAGGAGATCTACATCGTCTGCTCCGGGGAGATGATGGCGATGTATGCCGCCAACAATATCTCCAAGGGGATCGTGAAGTACGCCAAATCCGGCAAGGTACGCCTCGGCGGCCTGATCTGTAACTCGCGCAAAACCGACCGCGAAGACGAGCTGATCATCGCCCTGGCGGAGAAGCTCGGCACCCAGATGATCCACTTTGTTCCCCGCGACAATATTGTGCAGCGCGCAGAGATCCGCCGGATGACGGTGATCGAGTACGACCCGACCTGTCAGCAGGCCAACGAATATCGTCAGCTGGCGCAGAAGATCGTCAATAACACCAAAAAAGTGGTGCCGACCCCCTGCACCATGGACGAGCTGGAGTCGCTGCTGATGGAGTTCGGCATCATGGAAGAAGAAGACACCAGCATCATTGGTAAAACCGCCGCTGAAGAAAACGCGGCCTGA
- the nifJ gene encoding pyruvate:ferredoxin (flavodoxin) oxidoreductase, with protein sequence MSGNMKTMDGNAAAAWISYAFTDVAAIYPITPSTPMAENVDEWAAKGKKNLFGRPVRLMEMQSEAGAAGAVHGALQAGALTTTYTASQGLLLMIPNLYKIAGELLPGVFHVSARALATNSLNIFGDHQDVMAVRQTGCAMLVENNVQQVMDLSAVAHLAAIAGRIPFINFFDGFRTSHEIQKIEVLEYEQLAALLDRPALERFRRQALHPDHPVIRGTAQNPDIYFQEREAGNRFYLALPDLVESYMAKITALTGREYHLFNYHGAPDAERVIIAMGSVCDTVQEVVDALNAAGEKVGLLSVHLYRPFSLAHFFAQLPASVQRIAVLDRTKEPGAQAEPLCLDVKNAFYQRDDAPLIVGGRYALGGKDVLPNDIAAVFDNLRQPLPKDGFTLGIVDDVTFTSLPARQVPLAVSHAGITACKFWGMGSDGTVGANKSAIKIIGDNTPLYAQAYFSYDSKKSGGITVSHLRFGDRPITSPYLIHRADFIACSQQSYVDRYDLLEGLKPGGTFLLNCSWSEAELEQHLPVSVRRYLAQEKIDFYTLNAVDIARELGLGGRFNMLMQAAFFKLTAIIDPQTAADYLKQAVEKSYGSKGASVIEMNQRAIELGMAALRRVTVPAHWATLEAPAPQATTLMPDFIRDILQPMNRQRGDLLPVSAFAGMEDGTFPSGTAAWEKRGIALEVPVWQPDGCTQCNQCAFVCPHAAIRPALLNAEEQDTAPAGLLSKPAQGAKDYHYHLAISPLDCSGCGNCVESCPSRGKALQMASLDSQRAMAPVWDYALGLAPKDNPFRKTTVKGSQFETPLLEFSGACAGCGETPYARLITQLFGDRMLIANATGCSSIWGASAPSMPYTTNHRGHGPAWANSLFEDNAEFGLGMMLGGQAIRQQIAGEMTRALALPVSDALHAAMRQWLAQQDEGEGTRERADRLSALLAAEKEGVPLLEQLWQNRDYFVRRSQWIFGGDGWAYDIGFGGLDHVLASGEDVNILVFDTEVYSNTGGQSSKSTPVAAIAKFAAQGKRTRKKDLGMMAMSYGNVYVAQIAMGADKDQTLRAIAEAEAWPGPSLVIAYAACINHGLKAGMRCSQREAKRAVEAGYWHLWRYQPQREAEGKTPFILDSEEPEESFRDFLLGEVRYAALHKTTPDLADALFRQTEEDARARFRQYQRLAGE encoded by the coding sequence ATGTCCGGAAACATGAAAACAATGGATGGCAACGCGGCGGCGGCCTGGATCTCCTACGCCTTTACCGACGTGGCGGCCATCTATCCCATTACCCCCTCCACCCCGATGGCGGAGAATGTCGATGAATGGGCCGCTAAGGGGAAAAAGAACCTCTTTGGTCGGCCGGTGCGCCTGATGGAGATGCAGTCTGAAGCCGGCGCCGCCGGGGCGGTGCACGGCGCGCTGCAGGCGGGGGCGCTCACCACCACCTACACCGCGTCGCAGGGACTGCTGCTGATGATCCCCAATTTGTACAAAATTGCCGGGGAGCTGCTGCCGGGCGTCTTTCACGTTAGCGCCCGGGCGCTGGCGACCAATTCGCTGAATATTTTTGGCGATCATCAGGATGTGATGGCGGTGCGCCAGACCGGCTGCGCCATGCTGGTGGAGAATAACGTTCAGCAGGTGATGGACCTGTCGGCGGTGGCGCATCTGGCGGCGATCGCCGGGCGGATACCCTTTATCAACTTCTTCGACGGCTTTCGCACTTCGCACGAAATACAGAAGATCGAGGTGCTGGAGTATGAGCAACTGGCGGCGCTGCTGGACCGCCCGGCGCTGGAGCGCTTTCGTCGTCAGGCGCTGCATCCGGATCACCCGGTGATCCGCGGCACCGCGCAAAACCCGGATATCTACTTCCAGGAGCGGGAGGCCGGTAACCGCTTCTACCTCGCGCTGCCCGATCTGGTGGAAAGCTATATGGCGAAGATCACCGCGCTCACCGGGCGGGAATATCACCTGTTTAATTACCACGGCGCGCCGGACGCCGAGCGGGTGATTATCGCCATGGGCTCAGTGTGCGACACCGTCCAGGAGGTGGTGGATGCGCTGAATGCGGCGGGGGAGAAGGTGGGGCTGCTCAGCGTTCATCTCTATCGCCCGTTCTCGCTGGCGCACTTTTTCGCGCAACTGCCCGCCAGCGTGCAGCGCATTGCCGTCCTTGACCGCACCAAAGAGCCGGGGGCGCAGGCGGAACCGCTGTGCCTCGACGTCAAAAACGCTTTCTATCAACGCGACGATGCGCCGCTGATTGTCGGCGGCCGCTACGCCCTCGGCGGTAAGGATGTACTGCCCAACGATATCGCCGCGGTGTTTGACAATCTTCGGCAGCCGCTGCCGAAGGACGGGTTTACCCTGGGCATTGTCGATGACGTCACCTTTACCTCGCTGCCCGCCCGGCAGGTGCCGCTGGCGGTCTCCCACGCCGGGATCACCGCCTGCAAATTCTGGGGCATGGGCTCGGATGGCACCGTCGGGGCGAACAAAAGCGCCATTAAGATCATCGGCGATAACACGCCGCTCTATGCTCAGGCCTACTTTTCCTACGACTCGAAAAAGTCGGGGGGGATCACCGTCTCGCACCTGCGCTTTGGCGACCGGCCAATCACCTCGCCCTACCTGATCCACCGGGCCGATTTTATCGCCTGCTCTCAGCAATCCTATGTCGACCGCTACGACCTGCTGGAGGGGCTGAAGCCGGGAGGCACCTTTTTGCTCAACTGCAGCTGGTCCGAGGCGGAGCTGGAGCAGCACCTGCCGGTCAGCGTCCGGCGCTATCTGGCGCAGGAAAAGATCGACTTTTATACCCTCAACGCGGTGGACATCGCCCGCGAGCTGGGCCTCGGCGGGCGCTTTAACATGCTGATGCAGGCGGCGTTCTTTAAGCTGACGGCGATTATCGATCCGCAAACCGCGGCGGACTATCTCAAACAGGCGGTGGAGAAAAGCTATGGCAGCAAAGGGGCGAGCGTCATTGAGATGAACCAGCGGGCGATCGAGCTGGGGATGGCGGCGCTGCGTCGGGTGACGGTTCCCGCCCACTGGGCGACCCTCGAGGCGCCGGCGCCGCAGGCGACAACCCTGATGCCGGACTTCATCCGCGATATTCTGCAGCCCATGAACCGCCAGCGCGGCGATCTGCTGCCGGTGAGCGCTTTCGCCGGGATGGAAGACGGCACCTTTCCCTCCGGCACCGCCGCCTGGGAGAAGCGCGGCATTGCCCTGGAGGTGCCGGTCTGGCAGCCCGACGGCTGCACCCAGTGTAACCAGTGCGCCTTCGTCTGCCCACATGCGGCGATCCGCCCGGCGTTGCTGAACGCTGAAGAACAGGATACGGCGCCCGCCGGGCTGCTGAGCAAACCGGCCCAGGGGGCCAAAGACTACCACTATCATCTGGCTATCTCGCCGCTGGACTGCTCCGGCTGCGGCAACTGCGTGGAGAGCTGCCCGTCGCGCGGCAAGGCGCTGCAGATGGCCTCCCTCGACAGCCAGCGCGCGATGGCCCCGGTCTGGGACTACGCGCTGGGGCTGGCGCCAAAAGACAACCCGTTTCGCAAAACGACGGTCAAAGGCAGCCAGTTCGAAACGCCGCTGCTGGAGTTTTCCGGCGCCTGCGCGGGCTGTGGCGAAACGCCCTATGCCCGGCTGATCACCCAGCTGTTTGGCGACCGGATGCTGATCGCCAACGCCACCGGCTGCTCTTCGATCTGGGGCGCCAGCGCGCCTTCGATGCCCTATACCACCAACCACCGCGGCCACGGGCCGGCCTGGGCAAACTCGCTGTTTGAGGACAACGCCGAGTTCGGGCTGGGCATGATGCTCGGCGGCCAGGCGATCCGCCAACAGATCGCCGGGGAGATGACCCGCGCCCTGGCGCTGCCGGTCAGCGACGCGCTTCACGCTGCGATGCGGCAATGGCTGGCGCAGCAGGACGAGGGGGAGGGGACCCGCGAGCGTGCGGACCGCCTCAGTGCGTTGCTGGCGGCGGAAAAAGAGGGGGTTCCGCTGCTGGAGCAGCTCTGGCAGAACCGTGACTATTTCGTCCGGCGTTCGCAGTGGATCTTCGGCGGCGACGGCTGGGCCTACGATATTGGCTTCGGCGGTCTCGATCATGTGCTGGCCAGCGGGGAAGACGTCAATATTCTGGTGTTCGATACCGAGGTCTACTCCAACACCGGCGGCCAGTCGTCCAAATCGACCCCGGTGGCGGCGATCGCCAAGTTTGCCGCCCAGGGGAAACGCACGCGGAAAAAAGATCTCGGCATGATGGCGATGAGCTACGGTAATGTTTACGTTGCGCAGATCGCCATGGGCGCTGATAAAGATCAGACCCTGCGGGCCATCGCCGAGGCTGAAGCCTGGCCGGGACCGTCGCTGGTGATCGCCTACGCCGCCTGTATCAACCACGGCCTGAAAGCTGGGATGCGCTGCAGTCAGCGCGAGGCGAAGCGGGCGGTGGAGGCGGGATACTGGCACCTGTGGCGCTACCAACCACAGCGCGAAGCCGAGGGCAAAACGCCGTTTATACTGGACTCTGAAGAGCCGGAAGAGAGTTTCCGCGACTTTCTGCTTGGCGAGGTGCGCTATGCCGCGCTGCACAAAACCACCCCGGATCTGGCGGACGCGCTGTTCCGGCAAACGGAGGAGGATGCCCGGGCCCGTTTCAGGCAGTACCAGCGGCTGGCGGGGGAGTAG
- a CDS encoding ArsR/SmtB family transcription factor, whose product MIANHPEREQIRLENVLSALGNPLRLEIIRTLADGSEQSCNALRQEEVAKSTMTHHWRVLRDSGVIWQRPQGRENMISLRREDLDARFPGLLDTLLNVMQQS is encoded by the coding sequence ATGATCGCCAATCACCCTGAACGAGAACAAATTCGCCTGGAAAATGTCCTTTCCGCGCTCGGCAACCCGCTGCGACTGGAGATCATCCGCACGCTGGCCGACGGCAGCGAGCAGAGCTGTAACGCTCTGCGTCAGGAAGAGGTGGCCAAGTCCACCATGACCCACCACTGGCGCGTCCTGCGCGACAGCGGTGTGATCTGGCAGCGGCCTCAGGGACGGGAGAATATGATTTCGCTGCGCCGGGAAGATCTGGACGCCCGTTTTCCCGGCCTGCTGGATACGCTGCTGAACGTGATGCAGCAGTCGTGA
- the fusA gene encoding elongation factor G — MPRPIPLERYRNIGISAHIDAGKTTTTERILFYTGMSHKLGEVHDGAATTDWMAQEQERGITITSAAVSCFWPGMDRSFEPHRINIIDTPGHVDFTIEVERSMRVLDGAVMVYDSVGGVQPQSETVWRQANKYHVPRLAFVNKMDRPGADFFRVVQMMIDRLKANPVPIVIPIGAEEHFTGVVDLVKMRAILWDDATQGMTFSYGPVPDDLLATAREWREKMVSAAAEASDALMDKYLETGELDEAEIVAGLRQRTVKGEIQAVLCGSAFKNKGVQRMLDAVVELMPSPLDIPAIQGVDEKGQPAERHPSDDEPLSALAFKLMTDPYVGQLTFIRVYSGTLKKGDAVWNPVKGKKERIGRIVLMQANDRHEVDELHAGDIAACVGLKDVTTGDTLCDPDAVITLERMEFPEPVISLAIEPKTKADQEKMGIALQRLAAEDPSFRLHTDEESGQTIISGMGELHLEIIVDRMKREFNVEANIGRPQVTYRETLRKKVTDVEGKFVRQSGGKGQYGHVVLTLEPLEPGSGFVFEDATKGGVVPREYIPSVEKGLREAMGTGVLAGYPVVDVKATLTFGSYHDVDSSEMAFRMAAIFGFREGARKADPVILEPVMHVEVETPEEYAGNIMGDLSSRRGMVQGMEERFGSQIIRADVPLAEMFGYSTTLRSMSQGRATYSMEFHHYAEAPRNVADEIIASRAKS, encoded by the coding sequence ATGCCCCGACCCATCCCCCTCGAACGTTATCGCAACATCGGTATCTCCGCGCATATCGATGCCGGTAAAACCACCACCACCGAGCGCATCCTGTTTTACACCGGGATGAGCCATAAGCTGGGTGAAGTACACGATGGCGCGGCAACCACCGACTGGATGGCCCAGGAGCAAGAGCGCGGGATCACCATTACCTCGGCGGCGGTGAGCTGCTTCTGGCCGGGTATGGACCGCAGCTTCGAGCCGCACCGGATCAATATCATCGACACCCCGGGGCACGTGGATTTCACCATTGAGGTGGAACGTTCCATGCGCGTGCTCGACGGCGCGGTGATGGTGTATGACTCCGTCGGCGGGGTGCAGCCCCAGTCGGAGACCGTCTGGCGCCAGGCGAATAAATACCATGTCCCGCGGCTGGCCTTCGTCAACAAGATGGACCGCCCCGGCGCGGACTTCTTCCGCGTGGTGCAGATGATGATCGACCGCCTGAAGGCCAACCCGGTGCCGATTGTCATCCCCATTGGCGCTGAAGAGCATTTCACCGGCGTCGTCGACCTGGTGAAAATGCGCGCCATCCTGTGGGATGACGCCACCCAGGGCATGACCTTCAGCTACGGGCCGGTCCCTGACGATCTGCTGGCGACTGCCCGCGAGTGGCGGGAGAAAATGGTCTCGGCGGCGGCGGAGGCCAGCGACGCGCTGATGGATAAATACCTCGAAACCGGCGAGCTGGACGAGGCGGAGATCGTCGCCGGTCTGCGCCAGCGCACGGTGAAGGGTGAAATCCAGGCGGTGCTCTGCGGTAGCGCCTTTAAAAACAAAGGCGTGCAGCGCATGCTCGACGCGGTGGTGGAGCTGATGCCGTCGCCGCTGGATATTCCGGCGATACAGGGCGTGGATGAGAAAGGCCAGCCGGCGGAGCGCCATCCGAGCGACGATGAGCCGCTGTCGGCGCTGGCGTTCAAACTGATGACCGACCCCTACGTCGGCCAGTTGACCTTTATCCGCGTCTACTCCGGGACGCTGAAGAAAGGCGATGCGGTGTGGAATCCGGTGAAGGGCAAGAAAGAGCGCATCGGGCGTATCGTCCTGATGCAGGCCAACGATCGCCACGAAGTGGACGAACTGCACGCCGGGGATATCGCGGCCTGCGTTGGGCTGAAAGATGTCACTACCGGCGATACGTTATGCGACCCGGATGCGGTGATTACCCTTGAGCGGATGGAGTTTCCGGAGCCGGTGATTTCGCTGGCGATTGAGCCGAAGACCAAAGCGGACCAGGAGAAAATGGGCATCGCGCTGCAGCGGCTGGCGGCCGAAGATCCGTCGTTCCGTTTGCATACCGATGAAGAGTCCGGCCAGACGATTATCTCCGGCATGGGCGAGCTGCATCTGGAGATCATTGTCGACCGGATGAAGCGCGAGTTTAACGTCGAGGCCAACATTGGTCGTCCGCAGGTCACCTACCGCGAAACCCTGCGCAAGAAAGTGACGGACGTGGAGGGCAAATTTGTGCGCCAGTCCGGCGGTAAAGGACAGTACGGGCACGTCGTGCTGACCCTTGAGCCGCTGGAGCCGGGCAGCGGTTTCGTCTTCGAGGACGCCACCAAAGGCGGGGTAGTGCCGCGCGAGTACATCCCTTCCGTGGAGAAAGGGCTGCGCGAAGCGATGGGCACCGGCGTGCTGGCGGGCTATCCGGTGGTTGACGTGAAAGCGACCCTGACCTTCGGATCGTACCACGATGTGGACTCTTCGGAGATGGCGTTCCGCATGGCGGCGATCTTCGGCTTCCGGGAAGGGGCGCGCAAAGCGGACCCGGTGATCCTTGAGCCGGTGATGCACGTGGAGGTGGAAACGCCGGAAGAGTACGCCGGGAATATCATGGGCGATCTCTCTTCCCGTCGCGGGATGGTGCAGGGGATGGAAGAGCGCTTCGGCAGCCAGATCATCCGCGCCGATGTGCCGCTGGCGGAGATGTTTGGTTATTCCACCACGCTGCGCTCGATGTCTCAGGGACGAGCAACCTATAGCATGGAGTTCCACCACTACGCGGAAGCGCCGCGCAACGTAGCGGATGAAATCATCGCCAGCCGCGCGAAAAGTTAA
- the sbcB gene encoding exodeoxyribonuclease I, with product MQDSVNQPGFLFHDYETFGTSPSLDRPAQFAAIRTDAELNVLGEPEVFYCKPADDYLPQPQAVMITGITPQEALAKGDNEAAFARRIHDLFTVPQTCIVGYNNVRFDDEVTRNIFYRNFYDPYAWSWQHDNSRWDLLDVMRACYALRPEGIAWPENDEGLPSFRLEHLTVANGIEHQNAHDAMADVYATIAMAKLVKTRQPRLFDYLYSHRNKRKLATLIDVPQMKPLVHVSGMFGAARGNTSLVAPLAWHPENRNAVIMVDLAGDMAPLLELDADALRERLYTPRAELGDLPAAPIKLVHLNKCPVLAQANTLRPQDADRLGISIQRCLENAQLLRANPQVREKVVAVYAEAEPFVPSENVDAQLYNGFFSDADRAAMKIVLETEPRNLPALDITFADKRIERLLFNYRARNFPGTLDEAEQQRWLEHRRQVFTPEFLQAYADELQMLYQQYADDKEKLAQLKALWQYAQDIV from the coding sequence ATGCAAGACAGCGTCAACCAGCCCGGATTTTTATTCCACGATTATGAAACCTTCGGCACCAGCCCTTCCCTTGACCGGCCGGCGCAGTTCGCCGCCATCCGCACCGACGCGGAGCTGAACGTGCTGGGCGAGCCCGAGGTGTTTTACTGCAAGCCCGCTGACGATTACCTGCCGCAGCCGCAGGCGGTAATGATCACCGGGATCACCCCGCAGGAAGCGCTGGCCAAAGGGGATAACGAGGCCGCGTTTGCCCGCCGCATCCACGATCTGTTCACGGTGCCGCAAACCTGCATCGTCGGCTATAACAATGTGCGCTTTGATGACGAAGTGACGCGGAATATCTTCTATCGCAACTTCTATGACCCTTATGCCTGGAGCTGGCAGCACGATAACTCGCGCTGGGATCTGCTCGACGTGATGCGCGCCTGCTATGCCCTGCGTCCGGAAGGGATCGCCTGGCCGGAAAATGACGAGGGTCTGCCGAGCTTCCGCCTTGAACATCTGACCGTCGCCAACGGTATTGAACACCAGAACGCCCATGACGCGATGGCCGACGTCTACGCCACCATCGCCATGGCGAAGCTGGTGAAAACCCGGCAACCGCGGCTGTTTGACTATCTCTACAGCCACCGCAATAAGCGCAAGCTGGCGACGCTCATCGACGTACCGCAGATGAAGCCGCTGGTGCATGTCTCCGGCATGTTCGGCGCCGCGCGCGGCAACACCAGCCTGGTGGCGCCCCTGGCCTGGCATCCGGAAAACCGCAATGCGGTGATTATGGTCGATCTGGCGGGGGATATGGCGCCGCTGCTGGAGCTGGATGCGGACGCCCTGCGCGAGCGGCTTTACACCCCGCGCGCCGAGCTTGGCGATCTGCCGGCGGCGCCGATTAAGCTGGTGCATTTGAACAAATGTCCGGTGCTGGCTCAGGCCAATACCCTGCGCCCGCAGGATGCCGACCGGCTGGGGATCTCCATTCAGCGCTGTCTGGAGAATGCCCAGCTGCTGCGGGCGAATCCGCAGGTGCGGGAGAAAGTGGTGGCGGTGTATGCCGAAGCCGAGCCGTTCGTGCCGTCCGAAAACGTCGACGCCCAGCTTTACAATGGGTTCTTTAGCGATGCCGACCGCGCGGCGATGAAAATCGTGCTGGAAACGGAACCGCGCAATCTGCCGGCGCTGGATATCACCTTCGCCGACAAGCGCATCGAACGCCTGCTGTTTAACTACCGGGCGCGCAACTTCCCCGGCACGCTCGATGAAGCCGAGCAGCAGCGCTGGTTAGAGCACCGTCGTCAGGTATTTACGCCTGAGTTTTTGCAGGCCTATGCCGATGAGCTGCAGATGCTGTATCAGCAGTATGCGGATGATAAAGAGAAGCTGGCGCAGCTGAAGGCGCTGTGGCAGTACGCGCAGGATATTGTCTGA
- the dacD gene encoding serine-type D-Ala-D-Ala carboxypeptidase DacD, whose translation MKGRLFIAVSLLASSVSCAFAVDLPATVAPPSIQAGSWVLMDYTTGQVLTAGNEHQQRNPASLTKLMTGYVVDRAIDSHRITFDDIVTVGKDAWAKGNPVFDGSSLMFLKPGDRVSVRDLSRGLIVDSGNDACVALADYVAGGQPQFVALMNQYVEKLHLQDTHFETVHGLDAPGQHSSAYDLAVLSRAIIHGEPDVYHMYSQKSLTWNGITQQNRNGLLWDKTLNVDGLKTGHTSGAGFNLIASAVDGQRRLIAVVMGADSPKGREQQAAKLLHWGQQNFDTVQVLQKGQKVGSERIWYGDKEQIKLGTDQDFWLALPKAEVSRIKAKYVLDKKDLEAPIAANQRVGEISLYDGDKVVGHYPLVTLESINKGGVFSRMSDYLHHEL comes from the coding sequence TTGAAAGGCCGTTTGTTTATTGCTGTATCTTTGCTCGCTTCGAGCGTTTCCTGCGCATTTGCCGTCGACTTACCTGCTACGGTCGCGCCGCCTTCCATTCAGGCTGGCTCCTGGGTGCTGATGGATTACACCACCGGTCAGGTACTGACCGCGGGTAACGAACATCAGCAGCGCAATCCTGCCAGCCTGACCAAATTAATGACCGGCTACGTGGTCGATCGCGCCATCGACAGCCATCGTATCACCTTTGACGATATCGTCACCGTGGGGAAAGACGCCTGGGCGAAGGGCAACCCGGTGTTCGACGGGTCATCCCTGATGTTCTTAAAGCCAGGGGATCGCGTCAGCGTCCGCGACCTCAGCCGCGGGCTGATTGTCGACTCCGGCAACGACGCCTGCGTCGCGCTGGCCGACTATGTCGCCGGCGGTCAGCCGCAGTTTGTCGCCCTGATGAATCAGTATGTCGAAAAACTGCATCTGCAGGATACCCATTTCGAAACCGTCCACGGCCTCGATGCCCCGGGCCAGCATAGTTCGGCCTATGACCTGGCGGTGCTGTCGCGGGCGATTATCCATGGCGAGCCTGACGTCTACCACATGTACAGCCAGAAAAGCCTGACGTGGAACGGCATTACCCAGCAAAACCGTAACGGTCTGCTGTGGGATAAAACCCTGAACGTCGATGGCCTGAAAACCGGCCACACGTCGGGCGCCGGGTTTAACCTGATCGCCTCGGCGGTGGATGGCCAGCGTCGGCTGATCGCCGTGGTGATGGGGGCCGACAGCCCGAAAGGCCGCGAGCAGCAGGCCGCGAAACTGCTGCACTGGGGGCAGCAAAACTTCGACACCGTGCAGGTGCTGCAGAAGGGGCAGAAGGTCGGCAGCGAGCGCATCTGGTACGGCGATAAAGAGCAGATTAAGCTCGGCACCGATCAGGATTTCTGGTTAGCGCTGCCGAAGGCGGAAGTGTCGCGGATTAAGGCGAAATACGTGCTGGATAAAAAGGATCTGGAGGCGCCGATCGCCGCCAACCAGCGGGTCGGCGAGATTTCGCTGTATGACGGCGACAAGGTCGTGGGCCACTATCCGCTGGTCACCCTCGAAAGCATTAATAAAGGCGGGGTGTTCTCGCGAATGAGCGATTACCTGCACCACGAGCTGTAA